In the genome of Caldisphaera lagunensis DSM 15908, the window TCTTACCTAATCATAATTTCTAAGGAAAGTTAAATAAATTTTTAGTTTTCCATAAAAAGTTAAAAATTAAGATAAATGATAAAAGTATGGGGAAAATAATGTTAAAAAACAACTTTATACAAGACATATATGATCAGGCCCAGAACTATTTAAATAAAGATATCAAGATTTGTGGATGGGTAAGCAATATTAGAGATTTAGGTGGAGTCAAGTTCGTATTATTAAGGGATAGAACAGGAATATTGCAATTAGTTTTTAAAAAAGGGATAACGCCTGATGAAGAAATAATGAAATCTAAGGATTTAGTAAAAGAATCTGTAATTTGTATAGATGGGGTATTAACAGAAGGAAAATCATCTCTAAAATATGAGGTTCAAGTTAAGAAGCTAAACATATTAAACAAGCCTTATGAACCAATTCCTCTTGATCCTGATACGAGTACAGATGCGCAAATTAATGTGAGGCTAGATTACAGATGGCTAGATGTAAGAAACAGAAAGATATCATCAATTTTTGTCTTTGAATCATGGGTTGCAAAGAATTTCAGGGATTATTTAACAGAAAAAGGTTTTGTAGAAATATTTACTCCAAAAATTGTTTCAACAGGAACTGAAGGAGGAGCAGAAGTATTTCCAGTAATATATTTTGGTAAAGAGGCATATTTGGCACAAAGCCCGCAATTTTACAAGCAATTAGCTGTTATATCAGGTTTAGAAAGGGTATTTGAAATAGGTCCAGTTTTTAGAGCTGAAGCTTCTCATACTGTTAGACATTTGGCCGAATTTCATGGTTTGGATTTTGAAATGGGATATATCAACAATGTTAACGATGTAATGGATACAGTTGAAGGTTTCTTTAGGAGAATGGTAGAAAAATCTAAGAAAGACGAATTAATAAAACAAGTTAGGGAGTTCTTTAGCTTAGACGTATCAATACCAGAAAAAGTGCCAAGGATACCAATTAGGGAGGCTTATAAAATATTGGAAAAATACGATAAGCATTTACCTTACGGAAGTGATTTAGATACAGAATCAGAGAGAATTTTGGGAGAATATGCTAAAAAAGAATATAATAGCGATTTTGTTTTTGTTACAGAATATCCATGGAAGGTAAGACCATTTTATACGATGAGAAAAGAAGATGATGATCAATGGACTTACGGTTTTGATCTATTATTTAGAGGTCTGGAGGTAGCAACAGGAAGCCAAAGAGAACATAGATATGATATGCTTATTAAAAATTTGAAAGATAAAGGATTAGATGATAAGAAATTCAAGTTTTACTTAGACTTCTTCAAAGATGGTACTCCTCCGCATGGAGGTGTTGGTTTAGGATTGGAAAGAATTGTAAAACAATTCTTAAATCTTGATAATGTTAGAGAAGCAAGATTTTTACCAAGGGATACTGAAAGAATAACACCATAATGTGATTTAAATGTTATTATGGATTTTTTTGATAACATTGATTTTATTTGGGATAAGTATAGAGTTTCTATTTAAGAAAAATTTTAAGTATATAATTTTAATTTGGATAGCCTTATCTTTAGTTTATTTTATGGTATTGTTTATCAGAACTGATTTTTATGAGTCTTACCTATTTCTTACATCTTATTTATTGGAGATATCGTTAAGCCTCGATAACATCTTAGTATTCTTATTGATCTTTACACAGTTTTCCATATCTTTTGAGCATCAAGAAAAATTGGTTGCTATTGGGAGTTATTCAGCAATTGTTTTAAGGTTTTTGTTTGTTTATGCCGGAATAGAACTTTTAAATGTATTTGAATTAGGAACCATAATTTTATCATTGCTTGTTTTATTTAGCGCTTTTGAATTAGCTAGAGAAGAATTTAATAATGAAAAAGAGAAAGAGGAATCAAATATCATAAAATTTTTTAAAAAATATTTAAAAACAGATTTTTCTAATAATGAATTTTCGTTTTTTGTTAAGAAAAATGGAAAAATTGTTCCAACAAAATATCTTCTTGTTATATTTGTTATTGAAATTTCAGATATAATATTTGCATTTGATTCTATACCGGCTATAATACTTATAACAAAAAATGAATTGATTGCTTATTCATCAACGATTTTTGGGACATTAATTATAAGATCATTATATTTCAATGTTAATAGATCTCTCTCATCAATTAAACATATAGAAGGATTTCTTGCTATTGGATTAGGGTATATAGGAATTAGTTCTCTAATAAACAGCATAAATAAATTCATAAAAACTGTTTATATACCAGAATATATTTCAGTTATCGTTGTTGTGTTAATTATAGCTTTTGGTTTATTATATTCTTTTTTGAATAATAGGATGAGAACAAGTAAACAGACCCCATCACAAGGACCTGGTGATTAAGATGAACTTCAAAAAAGTCTTGATTTTGGACGGATATAATGATGAGCCAGGTGGATTAGGAGTACCGCCATATATAGATATTTATCCTAGATATATAGCTGGAGCAATTTGGAGCGTTGATAAGGATATAAAAATAAGATATTTAACTATAGATCAGCTAAGAAATAGTAATTTAAAAAATAATTTAAATTATGATTTGGTTATTTTTTCCGCAGGAGTTGTTGTTCCAGGAAAATATATAGGAGGAAAACCAATTACTGGGGAAGAATTATTGTTTTATGCAAAGATTATGAATAATTCCTTCAAGGTATTAGTAGGTCCTTCAGCAAGATGGGGTATGGGTCAAGAAGGGGGAAAGGAAGCTATAAGCCCTTTATTGTTTCGAAAGGCTGGATTTGATGTACTTATAACGGGAGATCCAGAAATTTATTTTCATGAATTATTTAAATATGGGGAAAGCTATGCCAATCCATATAAAATAAGAGAAAATTATAATGAAGTAGATAAGTTTTCAATAATTGGATCAAAAATAATTAAACAACATCCAAATTATGGGAAAAATCTTATTGTTGAAATAGAAACTTATAGAGGATGCGCAAGATGGATAACAGGTGGATGTAGTTTTTGTGTAGAGCCATTAAGGGGTAAACCAATAACAAGGTCAAAAGAAGGAATAGTAAATGAAATAAATGCTTTATGTAATAATGGTGCAAGAAATTTCAGGTTAGGAAGGCAGGCTGACATCTTAGTTTATGGATCTAATAAAATAGGAGAGGAGGAATGGCCTATTCCAAATTATGATGAATTGGAGAAGCTATTTTATGGAATAAGATATAATTGCCCAAATTTAAATGTATTGCATATTGATAATGTTAATCCTGGGACAATTTCTCGCTATCCTAATGAATCTAAAGAGGCATTAATCAAAATCATAAAGTATCATACTCCAGGAGATGTGGCAGC includes:
- the aspS gene encoding aspartate--tRNA(Asn) ligase, with amino-acid sequence MLKNNFIQDIYDQAQNYLNKDIKICGWVSNIRDLGGVKFVLLRDRTGILQLVFKKGITPDEEIMKSKDLVKESVICIDGVLTEGKSSLKYEVQVKKLNILNKPYEPIPLDPDTSTDAQINVRLDYRWLDVRNRKISSIFVFESWVAKNFRDYLTEKGFVEIFTPKIVSTGTEGGAEVFPVIYFGKEAYLAQSPQFYKQLAVISGLERVFEIGPVFRAEASHTVRHLAEFHGLDFEMGYINNVNDVMDTVEGFFRRMVEKSKKDELIKQVREFFSLDVSIPEKVPRIPIREAYKILEKYDKHLPYGSDLDTESERILGEYAKKEYNSDFVFVTEYPWKVRPFYTMRKEDDDQWTYGFDLLFRGLEVATGSQREHRYDMLIKNLKDKGLDDKKFKFYLDFFKDGTPPHGGVGLGLERIVKQFLNLDNVREARFLPRDTERITP
- a CDS encoding TerC family protein; this encodes MLLWIFLITLILFGISIEFLFKKNFKYIILIWIALSLVYFMVLFIRTDFYESYLFLTSYLLEISLSLDNILVFLLIFTQFSISFEHQEKLVAIGSYSAIVLRFLFVYAGIELLNVFELGTIILSLLVLFSAFELAREEFNNEKEKEESNIIKFFKKYLKTDFSNNEFSFFVKKNGKIVPTKYLLVIFVIEISDIIFAFDSIPAIILITKNELIAYSSTIFGTLIIRSLYFNVNRSLSSIKHIEGFLAIGLGYIGISSLINSINKFIKTVYIPEYISVIVVVLIIAFGLLYSFLNNRMRTSKQTPSQGPGD
- a CDS encoding radical SAM protein, with the translated sequence MNFKKVLILDGYNDEPGGLGVPPYIDIYPRYIAGAIWSVDKDIKIRYLTIDQLRNSNLKNNLNYDLVIFSAGVVVPGKYIGGKPITGEELLFYAKIMNNSFKVLVGPSARWGMGQEGGKEAISPLLFRKAGFDVLITGDPEIYFHELFKYGESYANPYKIRENYNEVDKFSIIGSKIIKQHPNYGKNLIVEIETYRGCARWITGGCSFCVEPLRGKPITRSKEGIVNEINALCNNGARNFRLGRQADILVYGSNKIGEEEWPIPNYDELEKLFYGIRYNCPNLNVLHIDNVNPGTISRYPNESKEALIKIIKYHTPGDVAAFGIESLDPKVIKNNNLKVSFDEAIKAIEIVNSIGSIRGYNGMPELLPGINFILGLPGESKETYRYNKEFLEEIIKRKLLVRRVNIRKLLAIEGTRVKRMNYGIKDKNEGLSKSFLHYVRKKFDPYMLSLIAPKGTILKDLWVEDCQDGYCYARQVGSYPLIILIKGKYPRLNYISEVKVLGVHSSRSLLGEPVSFLDI